A genomic stretch from Caloenas nicobarica isolate bCalNic1 chromosome 3, bCalNic1.hap1, whole genome shotgun sequence includes:
- the SLC35F6 gene encoding solute carrier family 35 member F6 has translation MAWSRYQLGLAALMLLTGSINTLAAKWADNFSAPGCGGTEEHGFQHPFLQAVGMFLGEFSCLGVFYLLVWRDRRRPEPSTALAQPFNPLLFLPPALCDMTGTSIMYVALNMTSASSFQMLRGSVIIFTGLLSVAFLGRKLELSQWLGILVTIVGLVVVGLADLHSSHGQRHKLSEVITGDLLIIMAQVIVAIQMVLEEKFVYKHDVHPLRAVGTEGFFGFLILALLLVPMYYIPAGSFSGNPRRTLEDALDAFCQIGQQPLIALALLGNISSIAFFNFAGISVTKEISATTRMVLDSLRTLVIWAVSLAVGWETFHGLEILGFGVLLTGAALYNGLHRPLLARLPRHGEESGEAAEREGLLHGDSTAINSDS, from the exons atGGCCTGGTCCCGGTACCAGCTGGGCCTGGCCGCCCTCATGCTGCTCACCGGCTCCATCAACACCCTGGCGGCCAA ATGGGCTGATAACTTCAGCGCGCCCGGCTGCGGGGGGACGGAGGAGCACGGCTTCCAGCACCCCTTCCTGCAG GCCGTGGGCATGTTCCTGGGTGAATTTTCCTGCCTGGGGGTGTTTTACCTGCTGGTGTGGAGGGATCGGCGGAGGCcggagcccagcacagccctggcacagcccttcAACCCGCTGCTCTTCCTGCCCCCCGCCCTCTGCGACATGACTGGGACCAGCATCATGTACGTGG CCTTGAACATGACCAGCGCCTCCAGCTTCCAGATGCTGCGAGGATCCGTCATCATCTTCACCGGGCTCCTCTCCGTCGCCTTCCTGGGCCGCAAACTAGAGCTGAGCCAGTGGTTGGGCATCCTGGTCACCATcgtggggctggtggtggtggggctggcggACCTGCACAGCTCCCACGGCCAGAGGCACAAGCTCAGCGAGGTGATCACCG GTGACTTGCTCATCATCATGGCGCAGGTGATCGTCGCCATCCAGATGGTGCTGGAGGAGAAGTTTGTCTACAAGCATGACGTGCACCCGCTGCGGGCTGTTGGCACTGAAG GTTTTTTCGGCTTCCTtatcctggccctgctcctggtGCCCATGTACTACATCCCTGCGGGCAGTTTCAGCGGGAACCCTCGCCGGACGCTGGAAGACGCCCTCGACGCTTTCTGCCAGATCGGCCAGCAGCCCCTCATcgccctggccctgctggggaACATCAGCAGCATCGCCTTCTTCAACTTCGCCGGCATCAGCGTCACCAAGGAGATCAGTGCCACCACCCGCATGGTGCTGGACAGTCTCCGGACCCTCGTCATCTGGGCCGTCAGCTTGGCCGTGGGCTGGGAGACCTTCCATGGCCTGgagattttggggtttggggtgctgcTGACGGGGGCTGCTCTGTACAACGGGCTGCACCGGCCCCTGCTCGCCCGCCTGCCCCGGCACGGGGAGGAGAGCGGCGAGGCAGCCGAACGGGAGGGTTTGCTGCACGGGGACAGCACGGCCATCAACAGCGACAGCTGA